The window GTCACTATGTGGATTAAATTTGATGTTTTCTGCTGGCTCCTCAGTTAATATATATGACATACGAAGTTATAAGACATCAGTTCACACGAAAGGCATCAAAGTAAAATGTATACGGCCAATTTTTAATCCTAAAGGTACTCTTACCAAAATTCTAGTATCAACTATCTTGTGATTTCATGGCCCCAATCACACACCCCTTCACCCCattgaattaaaaagaaaaaagaatacaaaagattTAAGTGTCTTCTTTAAAGTTGATGAATAGTTCTATATAAAGATCTCTGTTATGCATACAAGTATTTCATTATAAGGTGGATTCCCTAATCTGGCAGCAAGCACTAGGACATACAATTCTCAGTTAGGAATTGCTACAGCCTGTTAACAAATCAATCAGGTTAATGGAGGCTTCTTGGCCATGGGAGACTTAAGGCTCCTATTAAAGTACCATGCTTTGGGCGGGTTGCAACATGGGGGGCATGTTTAACACAGAATAATCTGCAAAAGAGGGGTTTTGTATTATGTAATCGATGCTACGTGTGTCAAGAAGATCAATGAACAGTTGAGAACCTGTTTATCCATTGCAGAGCTGCCTGGTATTACATGGGTGATGCCTCAGAATTTAAAATGTCTATTACAAGGTGGGCAACAACAGGTTACTCACGACGTTAACAAGTAGATATGGATGACTATGCCATTTTGCATTTTCTAGACAATATGGCTGGAAAGGAACAAGGCCTTTTAAATCTCCTATTTCTGGAGTCTAAGGTAGCTGTTTGCAGAATTTTTTCTTCTGGTGTTGAAGTAGTAGTTCAATAGGCAGTTTGAGCCAATTAATGGATTTCCTGGGTTTGTTTGGAAGAAAAATCTAGTGGTGTGTATTTCTTTCTAATGCTTTATGTTGTTTTTGTAACCTTTTAGTACCTTCTTGGTACCCTTATAAGAAAAGGTACTTCACTGCAAATGGTGTAGTCAATGACATACTTGAGGCGAGATTAAGCCTTGAAATTATACCAAACCTAGGTATAAAATAGGTTGTTTGCTTCACCCAACTTCGCTGGTGCTTTGGTTTGGTATTTATATGTATCTTTCCCGTCAATTGTGCCTTTCTGCATTAAAAGCCCCTGCTTTATTAGCGCTTTGAGTTTAAAGCCCCAATAGATCTGtgcttcttttttctcttcctcttttcACCTTTGATAACATGACCACAGAAGGGAACCATAAAAAGAAAAGATTGCAGAATGGTATAATTATGTTGGTTTTTTTCAGTCTTTTGTATTTTCCATATTATATTGGCTAGACTGCACTGTGTATGTTGTATTATATTGCCTAGACAACAGGAAAAAGTTTTTCTCCATCACAAGTTTCTATCTCCTGCTTATATTTTATCTTACCTTTGTTTCAATTGATTCATCAACTTCCTTCTGGATAACCTCTTTGTGCAGGATTTGTTGTTGGATCAATTGATGGGCGAGTTCTTCTGGAGTACATCTGCAAATCCAGCTTAAATGAGGGGTCGGTAAAAGTTTGTTTTACTGTTTTTGTTTGAAAAGATGAAAGTTTGTAGTATATCAGGCTACTGTATGGTGATTCTGTCCAGATTAACCCATTCATGCTAGGCACATTTTAGGTTCAAATGTAAGcagttcagttcatatatcaAGTTAGTGATATTTTTCAGAATATGGTGTCTGGTTGGCTTTCAAATGCCACAACAACATATTCCTTCACCATGGGGAGACCTTTTTTCCTTATACAGTACATGAACTGGTACCTCTTAAACCTGCAAAGAACTTGTTTTGCTCCATCTCCCTGTCATGGTGTCCACTTTCAGATCAAATGTTGGCGAATTCTTGACATTAGCATATCCTCAAGGATGTGAAGACAACTACTCCctctatcccaatttatgtgatggTGTTTGTTAGGCATTGAGGTTAAAAATGAAGAAACTTGTGGTCTAAAACAAACTGTAGATTTTAAACATTCTGTAGAACAATGAAATAGTTGTGCAACTGAAATTTCTCAGTGTATGGTTACTATGGATTTCTCATtctaaaaactctctttttgtgaatCTCTTAATTAATTTTGTTTCTACTTTTGTAGGTATGCATTTAGATGTCATCCAAAGGTTAAAGATGGGAGGCGTCATCTTGTAACAATTAACGACATTGCATTTAACCCATCGTATGTGATTATCTAGTTTCAGCCTTCTGTATTGTTAGAACTTATAGTAGGAAGTTATATTCACCGTAACTTTTCTTTTCCCAGCATTATCGGTTCATTTGTTACTGGTGACAATGATGGATATGCCACCTTGTGGGATGCTCGAGGAAGGAAACGAATATTTGAGGTAATGTTTTTGTTTGTCAATCAGATATTACACTTCCCCAAAGGTGATATGCAGTTATAAACTTATAATTGCAGTTTTGATATCAATTGGTTGACATCGTAGTGTTGAAAGAAATCTTGTGGTTGTAAAGTTCAGTGAAGAGATCTCTTTTTCTTACTTGAGCAACATTCAAAAGTAAAACTTGTCAGTTGATATCTAAATCCATGTGTATCACACATTCCACTTTAGCTACTGCTTCTGTTTATTTCAATTTGAGATTTGCTGTATCACTGTTTGCTTGTTTTAACTTTCAACCAATTCATGGATCTCAGTCAATTTCTACGGTGTTCTTTCTTTAGATGTCAAGATATCCCAACAGTGTCGTCTCTCTATCATATAGTCATGATGGATTACTTTTAGCAGTCGCATCTAGTTATTCATACCAAGAAGCTAATGAAATGTAAGGcaaatttgtttaataaatatgaaaattggGTATGTTCTTCGTCATCCTCCCCTGTATAACCCCTGTAAAATGTTTGATTGCTTTTGACAGAGAAGAGCCCCCTCAGATATTTGTACATGAAATGGGGAACTGTGATCTCATGTCGCCTTCTTCTGGAGCTTCAAACAAAAAATGACTGCTAATACACAACTCAGATTATGGTTGTTGCTTGTCTTTCGTTATGTAAGCATCTTGTTTACTAGATGTTGTAGTTACCAACCCTTCATAAAATTTtaccactgatctcaaattctGCTTCCGTCTTGTTTTCTAGTTCAAGCTAACTGTTAATCAGCCAATTTACCTGTGCACAAGTTGGCTTTTCCCGGCTCACCTTCTCTGATGGCTATTTGAATCTTACTGAGATAACAAGGGAAGGACTCAAACAGAAAATTGGATGCCGTAATGTAGGATTTTCACACTGATGTAACGTCATGTCAAGTTTGCTTAGTGGAATGTATTTCGAATTTAATTTATCATCTACCACAAAACGAAGTGCTCATGCCAAAAATATGTTGTCAAATTGATTGATTTGAGCCTAGATTTTGTCAAATTGATTGATGTTGGATGGATCTTTATAAGTTTTAGTTCATACCATTTATGATCTTATATATTAGCCCTTCACATGTCTAATTTGAAGTAACCCATATTTTTGCTTCAAGAATCATATGTTATGTCCTTTCTTTGAAGTATGCATCCAAAGGCAAAACTTGAAGAGATTTACAACTTTTAACTTTGAGGGTTCTTTTGCAACATGTCTAGTATATTCCTCCCTACCTTTGCAGGGTAGTGATCTTGGGCGGAGTTTAGGCAAATGTGATGTCTTTTTAACTTTTACATACGTAGTATAgtcccacaagtggggtttggggaaggGTGACCCCTACCTTTGCTGGTACTGAGATTGTTTTTGATAAATCTTGACACTACTACTGGTAAAGTTTAACTTGCACAGGGGCCTGAGTAAATAACCGAGCTTTTCTATCGAAATATTCCTTTCTATTGAGGTGTAATTGCCttgtaaaaaattaataagagcTAAAAACCACAATTAGTTGGAGGTCAAGCAAGATTGTAAAAACACGACTGTTCTTGGAAACGTGTACGATATTAAAAATTNNNNNNNNNNNNNNNNNNNNNNNNNNNNNNNNNNNNNNNNNNNNNNNNNNNNNNNNNNNNNNNNNNNNNNNNNNNNNNNNNNNNNNNNNNNNNNNNNNNNNNNNNNNNNNNNNNNNNNNNNNNNNNNNNNNNNNNNNNNNNNNNNNNNNNNNNNNNNNNNNNNNNNNNNNNNNNNNNNNNNNNNNNNNNNNNNNNNNNNNNNNNNNNNNNNNNNNNNNNNNNNNNNNNNNNNNNNNNNNNNNNNNNNNNNNNNNNNNNNNNNNNNNNNNNNNNNNNNNNNNNNNNNNNNNNNNNNNNNNNNNNNNNNNNNNNNNNNNNNNNNNNNNNNNNNNNNNNNNNNNNNNNNNNNNNNNNNNNNNNNNNNNNNNNNNNNNNNNNNNNNNNNNNNNNNNNNNNNNNNNNNNNNNNNNNNNNNNNNNNNNNNNNNNNNNNNNNNNNNNNNNNNNNNNNNNNNNNNNNNNNNNNNNNNNNNNNNNNNNNNNNNNNNNNNNNNNNNNNNNNNNNNNNNNNNNNNNNNNNNNNNNNNNNNNNNNNNNNNNNNNNNNNNNNNNNNNNNNNNNNNNNNNNNNNNNNNNNNNNNNNNNNNNNNNNNNNNNNNNNNNNNNNNNNNNNNNNNNNNNNNNNNNNNNNNNNNNNNNNNNNNNNNNNNNNNNNNNNNNNNNNNNNNNNNNNNNNNNNNNNNNNNNNNNNNNNNNNNNNNNNNNNNNNNNNNNNNNNNNNNNNNNNNNNNNNNNNNNNNNNNNNNNNNNNNNNNNNNNNNNNNNNNNNNNNNNNNNNNNNNNNNNNNNNNNNNNNNNNNNNNNNNNNNNNNNNNNNNNNNNNNNNNNNNNNNNNNNNNNNNNNNNNNNNNNNNNNNNNNNNNNNNNNNNNNNNNNNNNNNNNNNNNNNNNNNNNNNNNNNNNNNNNNNNNNNNNNNNNNNNNNNNNNNNNNNNNNNNNNNNNNNNNNNNNNNNNNNNNNNNNNNNNNNNNNNNNNNNNNNNNNNNNNNNNNNNNNNNNNNNNNNNNNNNNNNNNNNNNNNNNNNNNNNNNNNNNNNNNNNNNNNNNNNNNNNNNNNNNNNNNNNNNNNNNNNNNNNNNNNNNNNNNNNNNNNNNNNNNNNNNNNNNNNNNNNNNNNNNNNNNNNNNNNNNNNNNNNNNNNNNNNNNNNNNNNNNNNNNNNNNNNNNNNNNNNNNNNNNNNNNNNNNNNNNNNNNNNNNNNNNNNNNNNNNNNNNNNNNNNNNNNNNNNNNNNNNNNNNNNNNNNNNNNNNNNNNNNNNNNNNNNNNNNNNNNNNNNNNNNNNNNNNNNNNNNNNNNNNNNNNNNNNNNNNNNNNNNNNNNNNNNNNNNNNNNNNNNNNNNNNNNNNNNNNNNNNNNNNNNNNNNNNNNNNNNNNNNNNNNNNNNNNNNNNNNNNNNNNNNNNNNNNNNNNNNNNNNNNNNNNNNNNNNNNNNNNNNNNNNNNNNNNNNNNNNNNNNNNNNNNNNNNNNNNNNNNNNNNNNNNNNNNNNNNNNNNNNNNNNNNNNNNNNNNNNNNNNNNNNNNNNNNNNNNNNNNNNNNNNNNNNNNNNNNNNNNNNNNNNNNNNNNNNNNNNNNNNNNNNNNNNNNNNNNNNNNNNNNNNNNNNNNNNNNNNNNNNNNNNNNNNNNNNNNNNNNNNNNNNNNNNNNNNNNNNNNNNNNNNNNNNNNNNNNNNNNNNNNNNNNNNNNNNNNNNNNNNNNNNNNNNNNNNNNNNNNNNNNNNNNNNNNNNNNNNNNNNNNNNNNNNNNNNNNNNNNNNNNNNNNNNNNNNNNNNNNNNNNNNNNNNNNNNNNNNNNNNNNNNNNNNNNNNNNNNNNNNNNNNNNNNNNNNNNNNNNNNNNNNNNNNNNNNNNNNNNNNNNNNNNNNNNNNNNNNNNNNNNNNNNNNNNNNNNNNNNNNNNNNNNNNNNNNNNNNNNNNNNNNNNNNNNNNNNNNNNNNNNNNNNNNNNNNNNNNNNNNNNNNNNNNNNNNNNNNNNNNNNNNNNNNNNNNNNNNNNNNNNNNNNNNNNNNNNNNNNNNNNNNNNNNNNNNNNNNNNNNNNNNNNNNNNNNNNNNNNNNNNNNNNNNNNNNNNNNNNNNNNNNNNNNNNNNNNNNNNNNNNNNNNNNNNNNNNNNNNNNNNNNNNNNNNNNNNNNNNNNNNNNNNNNNNNNNNNNNNNNNNNNNNNNNNNNNNNNNNNNNNNNNNNNNNNNNNNNNNNNNNNNNNNNNNNNNNNNNNNNNNNNNNNNNNNNNNNNNNNNNNNNNNNNNNNNNNNNNNNNNNNNNNNNNNNNNNNNNNNNNNNNNNNNNNNNNNNNNNNNNNNNNNNNNNNNNNNNNNNNNNNNNNNNNNNNNNNNNNNNNNNNNNNNNNNNNNNNNNNNNNNNNNNNNNNNNNNNNNNNNNNNNNNNNNNNNNNNNNNNNNNNNNNNNNNNNNNNNNNNNNNNNNNNNNNNNNNNNNNNNNNNNNNNNNNNNNNNNNNNNNNNNNNNNNNNNNNNNNNNNNNNNNNNNNNNNNNNNNNNNNNNNNNNNNNNNNNNNNNNNNNNNNNNNNNNNNNNNNNNNNNNNNNNNNNNNNNNNNNNNNNNNNNNNNNNNNNNNNNNNNNNNNNNNNNNNNNNNNNNNNNNNNNNNNNNNNNNNNNNNNNNNNNNNNNNNNNNNNNNNNNNNNNNNNNNNNNNNNNNNNNNNNNNNNNNNNNNNNNNNNNNNNNNNNNNNNNNNNNNNNNNNNNNNNNNNNNNNNNNNNNNNNNNNNNNNNNNNNNNNNNNNNNNNNNNNNNNNNNNNNNNNNNNNNNNNNNNNNNNNNNNNNNNNNNNNNNNNNNNNNNNNNNNNNNNNNNNNNNNNNNNNNNNNNNNNNNNNNNNNNNNNNNNNNNNNNNNNNNNNNNNNNNNNNNNNNNNNNNNNNNNNNNNNNNNNNNNNNNNNNNNNNNNNNNNNNNNNNNNNNNNNNNNNNNNNNNNNNNNNNNNNNNNNNNNNNNNNNNNNNNNNNNNNNNNNNNNNNNNNNNNNNNNNNNNNNNNNNNNNNNNactgtttcaagtgaactgatgcattgttttcgaactagtgcttcagaaatgacacattgttctgaactgaggctacagaaggttgcaatggttcgAAATGATGCTTCAGAAAGATAtaatccttcaatgaagtgacacactgattcatgaaataagatgactgttcaggaaaagatgaaatctttgatgaacagacatgaacttacaacaaaggtgtaacctttggagtgaaACATTGGCTTTTTTCAGAAGAGGCgtgttgtggctatataaacccgGTTTCTTCCTCAGGTTTAGTacaaaattttcagattaaaaactttcttcttgtctcaaaaaatattctgtgtgatcactcaaaacgtttTGTTAGTTCAaagatattccaaccgtttgaggtaccgctacttttagtctgttagccattttatcctgggaggaaaaattccacaacctcgggtacagtgagggggattatttccttaaggaaaattcATGAATTCGGACGACGTGgttattttctgtttcatcttaatttctgcaaaataaaatacacctcttggaaaggtcatgttgatcttgtgttgagggtatttgatatacttcattgtgttcttgtttatactttaACTCAAGCTCAAGTTGGTATTGTAatatacagattttgtgtacccgaagtacaaacgagataacaatcttaaggaaataataattttacaaaatctgtataacttaTTTTTGGAAATTAAAGTTgtaagctttctactccgcttgaattaactagtgattagaagacataaaatcttcatcacaagttaaagttcactcggttgacgatttgaagttataaaaactttatcgttaattagaaacaagaagaaaagttgaaaagttatttaactttataagtaatattctgaaaatactaaatttttctgtCTTGTGTTGACAGGAAagatgactaacgaaagtcaaatgatggatgagacaacgtctgtgggggcaactaatattgccacatcaagtcgcacaaatgcttcgccaacaatggcaccggcggagaaacCCGAAAAATTTTcaggcattgacttcaagcggtggcagcaaaagatgttcttttacctcaccagtTTATGTCTACAACGGTTCATTAGCGAAGACGTTCCTGAGGTACCCGAggaaacctcggacaaagaccgcttcgttatgtagaagcttggaaatatTCGGACTTCCTTTGTaagaattatattctgagtggtctccaagacgacctctacaatgtttatagtggaaccaagacatcaaaggaactatgggggggcacttgaacgaaaatataagatgGAGGATTCGGAAATTAAGAAATTCATTGTTGCatggttcctggacttcaaaatgatagatagcaaatctattgtctctcaagtacaagagttgcaagtcatcatacatgatctcctagcagaaggtatatctttgaaaaataccttagttgaacaaattaaaaatgttcttaatactcacataaactgttttgtggtttaattgtgaatgatgttttccaAGTAGCaacgatagttgagaagctaccacctttgtgaaAAGACTTTAAAAACTgcttaaagcataaacgcaaggagatgactgttgaagatcttattgtccgacttcatattgaagaggataataaagttGCCGAAAGAAGTTCAAAGgagaattctacaattaatggagcatatattgtagaagatgaccaaaacaatttcaagtaaaggaagaaagctgaacaaggaagcaatcaacccaagaaaaagttcaagggaaaatgcttcaactgtggcaagattggccaaaAGTTCACAGATTgccgtgccccaaagaaaggcaagaagaaggatcaagcaaatatgattgaatccaacaaagaatgcgatgatctgtgtgctatgttctcagaatgcaacttgacggggaatcctcgcgaatggtggatggattctagtgNNNNNNNNNNNNNNNNNNNNNNNNNNNNNNNNNNNNNNNNNNNNNNNNNNNNNNNNNNNNNNNNNNNNNNNNNNNNNNNNNNNNNNNNNNNNNNNNNNNNaattgttttggtcatcttctacaatatatgctccattaattgtagaagatgaccaaaacaatttcaagtaaaggaagaaagctgaacaaggaagcaatcaacccaagaaaaagttcaagggaaaatgcttcaactgtggcaagattggccaaaAGTTCACAGATTgccgtgccccaaagaaaggcaagaagaaggatcaagcaaatatgattgaatccaacaaagaatgcgatgatctgtgtgctatgttctcagaatgcaacttgacggggaatcctcgcgaatggtggatggattccggtgccacccgccatgtatgtgccaacaaggagttgttttcgccatttgctccggctcaagcagaagaaatgatctacatgtcTAACTTCGCTACTGTTAAAgtggagggaacaggaaaaatttgcttaaagatgactttcGGCAAGGACTTGACACTaaacaatgtgttatatgttccagagttacgtaggaacttaatttctgtttcactcctagataagaacggattcaaatgtgtaactgtttctggaaaaattataattagcaaaggagaaatgtatgttgGAAAAGTctatctgaccgaaggcctttataagatgaatgtaaggactgctgaaataaataaaagttcaagtTCTTTTTATTTGCtcgagtcttatgatttatggcatgaacgtttaggccatgttaattacaatatgttacgaaaactgattaacttagaagttttgccaaactttgagtgcaataaatcaaagtgttaaACGTGTgcggaatcgaagtatgcaaagcatccttataagtccgttgaaaggaattccaatctcttagacttaatacacactcacatttgtgatatgaagtcaacaccatcacgtggtaggaaaaaatatttcataacttttattaacgattgcactagatattgttatgtctacttgctaaatagtaaggatgaagcaataaatgcggttaggcaatataaaactgaagttgaaaatcagttagacaaaaagatcaaaatgataagaagtgataggggtggagaatgtGAATCTACCTTTGCACAAATaggtgtagagaatggaataatccatcaaactacggcctcATATTCACCTCCATCTAATGGAATTACGGAAAGGAAAaaccgaactttgaaggaaatgatgattgtcttacttataagttttggtttaccacaaaact of the Capsicum annuum cultivar UCD-10X-F1 chromosome 11, UCD10Xv1.1, whole genome shotgun sequence genome contains:
- the LOC107853278 gene encoding mitotic checkpoint protein BUB3.3 isoform X3; the protein is MQFQEFDSHHIRIICLFLLGILSKLRMEAPGEAALLDCCFESERVCFSAASDGSVNRYDLGSGIKASVGNHGDLATCVEYSAETCQIVTAGWDRKINFWDARSTQSHGFLNSLVSDVESMSLCGLNLMFSAGSSVNIYDIRSYKTSVHTKGIKVKCIRPIFNPKGFVVGSIDGRVLLEYICKSSLNEGYAFRCHPKVKDGRRHLVTINDIAFNPSIIGSFVTGDNDGYATLWDARGRKRIFEMSRYPNSVVSLSYSHDGLLLAVASSYSYQEANEIEEPPQIFVHEMGNCDLMSPSSGASNKK
- the LOC107853278 gene encoding mitotic checkpoint protein BUB3.3 isoform X2, coding for MQFQEFDSHHIRIICLFLLGILVFDCTMLIALSSEWKLPVKLHFLIAVLRAKGCALVLLLMVQLTGFWSWFLLGYDLGSGIKASVGNHGDLATCVEYSAETCQIVTAGWDRKINFWDARSTQSHGFLNSLVSDVESMSLCGLNLMFSAGSSVNIYDIRSYKTSVHTKGIKVKCIRPIFNPKGFVVGSIDGRVLLEYICKSSLNEGYAFRCHPKVKDGRRHLVTINDIAFNPSIIGSFVTGDNDGYATLWDARGRKRIFEMSRYPNSVVSLSYSHDGLLLAVASSYSYQEANEIEEPPQIFVHEMGNCDLMSPSSGASNKK
- the LOC107853278 gene encoding mitotic checkpoint protein BUB3.3 isoform X1; protein product: MNNTVSLNLDNPIRDAISRIRFAPHSNNLLISSWDSSLRLYDVDSSKLRMEAPGEAALLDCCFESERVCFSAASDGSVNRYDLGSGIKASVGNHGDLATCVEYSAETCQIVTAGWDRKINFWDARSTQSHGFLNSLVSDVESMSLCGLNLMFSAGSSVNIYDIRSYKTSVHTKGIKVKCIRPIFNPKGFVVGSIDGRVLLEYICKSSLNEGYAFRCHPKVKDGRRHLVTINDIAFNPSIIGSFVTGDNDGYATLWDARGRKRIFEMSRYPNSVVSLSYSHDGLLLAVASSYSYQEANEIEEPPQIFVHEMGNCDLMSPSSGASNKK
- the LOC107853278 gene encoding mitotic checkpoint protein BUB3.3 isoform X4 is translated as MQFQEFDSHHIRIICLFLLGILYDLGSGIKASVGNHGDLATCVEYSAETCQIVTAGWDRKINFWDARSTQSHGFLNSLVSDVESMSLCGLNLMFSAGSSVNIYDIRSYKTSVHTKGIKVKCIRPIFNPKGFVVGSIDGRVLLEYICKSSLNEGYAFRCHPKVKDGRRHLVTINDIAFNPSIIGSFVTGDNDGYATLWDARGRKRIFEMSRYPNSVVSLSYSHDGLLLAVASSYSYQEANEIEEPPQIFVHEMGNCDLMSPSSGASNKK